In the Triticum aestivum cultivar Chinese Spring chromosome 2B, IWGSC CS RefSeq v2.1, whole genome shotgun sequence genome, TCTTTCTTCTAgttttgtgggaaggccttgaatTGTTTGGACTGTGGTGGAGAGGGCTCTTCACTGATTGCAGCTGGTGGTTCTGACCCTGTATTGAGGGTATGGGATCCCCGCAAACCTGGTAAACATATTAAACACTATGTTTTGTATAGCTTTGTTGGAAACACATTCATATTAGCTCATATGTTTTCCTTTGAACAGGAACGACAGCTCCTATTTTTCAGTTCTCTTCACACTCAAGCTGGATCTCCGCCTGCAAATGGCATCCAAGTTCCTGGTTTCATTTGATATCATCCTCGTTTGATGGGAAAGTGATGTTGTGGGATCTAAGAACAGCTGTAAGATTCTGTAAATCTCATTTACTTCCTGATTCGTTCTCTTTCTTTCAAATCACTGCGTAAACGTACAATTAATGGTTTTGCTCCTGCTGTAGTGGCCTCTGGCTTCTGTGGACTCCCACAAAGATAAGGTAAGCTTTTCATTTTGTGGTTACCATTAGCATACTTCTGGGAAAAAATGAGATGCTCAACAGAACTCACTGGATGTAGGTTTTATGCGCCGATTGGTGGAAAGGAGACAGCGTGATAAGTGGTGGAGCTGATTCCAAGCTGTGTATCTCATCAGGGGTTGAGATAGCGTGACGAGGATTCCCTCCCGTATGTTCTTGTGCTATCAAGGTTTTAACCAAATCTCAGTTTGAATCGTTTTAAACAATCCAGTTTTATAACCTTGTATTTCATCTTGCATAACCAGCCTTAGCTTCCTTTGTTGAACTCCTTGCATGTTTTGCAGCCAACAGCTGTTCAATCCAGACTATATTGGTTGACAAGACATCCTAAAAACCAAACCATGCCAATTATGGTTGGAAGCACGTGCACCTATTGTCAGATCATGACTTCAAATGAAGTTGTTGCATCCTATGCCAGCGCTTGCGCATAAGTAGATCCATGTTAGGGGTCACCAGATTTTGCAATCAAGTTTTGTTTTGTGCTCCTTATTTGCTGAAATTGTGAAAAGCCAACACATTATAACAATGTTGTGATTCATACTGAGATAATTGTTGTAGCATGTTAAATTCCAGATTGTTTTTGCTTCGGCAACTTTTTGTTTTACTGCAGCATTCCTTGCTGATATACACTTGCTTGTGTCATAAGATCTCTTCTCTCTCACAGCTGACCTAACAGCTCTATGAGCTTGCACGGTCGTACCTGCCCTGCACACAGCATCTGCACGGTGTCCCCAACTGCAGCCTAAACAGACAGAGTACAGACTGCCCTTTCCTGACCCAAATCTTTGAGCAGATGTAGACTCTGAAACGCAGTGCAGACAAGTAGATGACCAAACTCGTTGCATATGGCCGGACTTTCTGCGCACGCTGTCTTCTGTACCCTATAAATAGCAAGCAGCACCTGCTATCTCTCCCACACAACAACACTCAAACCACACTGCCAGAGCTAAGCCAGTGCTGCACACGTCGAGCAATATGGCTACGAAAAACTCTgctgtcttcctcctcgggcttCTTCTCTCTTGCGTTGCCATGAGCAGCGCCGCGAGAATCCTAGAAGAGACCGTTCCTTCCAAGGAGGAGCACCAGCCTGAGGTGCCACCGCTTCCCAAGGCACCGTTCCCGGAAGTGCATCTGCCACCTAAGCCTGAGCTTCCCAAGGTGGAGCTGCCGCCGCTCCCGGAGGTGCACTTGCCACCTAAGCCTGAGTTGCCCAACGTGGAGCTGCCGCTGCTCCCGGAGGTGCACTTGCCACCTAAGCCTGAGTTGCCCAACGTGGAGCTGCCACCTAAGCCAGAGCTGCCCAAGGTGGAGCTGCCAACGTTCCCGGAGGTTCACCTGCCACCCAAGCCAGAGCTGCCCAAGGTGGAGCTGCCAACGTTCCCAGAGGTTCACCTACCACCCAAGCCGGAGATGCCCAAGGTGGAGCTGCCGCCGAAGCCCGAGATGCCCACTGTTCCCGGGTTCCACCTCTCGGAGCCAGAGGCCAAGCCATGAGAACTGCCTTATCAATATTGTTGCCTTGTTGTACCTCCTCTGCTCCTCGTACATGTACCTATTTTCGTGTTGTGTCGATGATCTGATTGTTTAGTCGTGGTTTTCAGCGAGTGTTGCGAGTGATCTGCTTATATATTGGTATATGAGAAATATATATTTTGTTCTTACAATTATCCTTTTCTTGTAAGAGCCCTTCGTAAGTATGCATGCTTCCTtgcaacaattttcacagcaagcTTTGATTGCATCAATAAAACATAAAAGTCCAAACATTTTTTTTTCGACCTCAAGCCGTCCTAGCTTTAACAGCTGATATTTACAACCCACACATTGTTTGTTGAGTTTGCATCAGTAGTactaagagcattactagtagaaccctcaaaccctcactaGCGTTTTaatggtccaaaaatgatcttttTGTGCACTTTTACGGGTTGAAAAACAAGGGCAAAgattagaaccctcaaacccaacccttataacGGAATATTCCCATGAACGACGTTGTCGTTGCGCGCGGGAAGTCGACGGGGTGGCCGCCGGCGACGGGGCGACTACCAGCGGCGGTCGCGGGAGTGGGCGCGGGAGTTGGGAGGATTTTTCCCTCCCGCGCGAGGATAACCGTCAAATGAGGGTTGGGGTAGGTTTTGCTCCCCAACCCTTACTTTTGAGGATTGGGAGAGGATTTGAGGGTTGGACCTTTAAATaaatttgagggtttgagggttaagGGGTTCTAGTCTACGGCTCTTTTTCGACGAAAACTGTAAAAAAACAGTTATTTTTAGGGGTTTGatggttctactagtaatgctctaatgCTTGAGTAAGAGGGTGTCCCAGAATCACACTGTTCTTGGGTAGCTCACTTCCGTGTTGCATGGCAGCTTGGTCTCTCCTTTTGTAATTTTCTTCTTTGACCTGGTCTTTCTTTTAACTCCATGTCGTATTCTAGCATCGAGCAAATGGAGGTGGCAGTGATCTGGGTGTCAAGTGTCATTACAAACGCCGCTGATGAGGAGTGCAGGACCACTTTCTTGTTACCTTACTCCGGATTTTTGGTGTCCCGATTTGTTCTTGTGTAGGATGAAATCTATAGGTTGGCCAAATTCAAAAGCCAAATAATAAGACAACAACAATCAAACCAACGTTACAGAGTGCTCAACTCTTAAGTGCCACACCGGCAAAGCGAACGCATCGCTAGTTAAGCGACTGAGCGAGCAAATTAAGCAGGGTTGGTAGCTAAAGTAACTATCTTAATAATAGTTTAGAGACAAATAGGCAACTACAAACTTCAGGGCCTTGGCAAGTAGACAAGTTTAGAGACCCAAAAGGGCATTTGAACCAGACACCGAACTCAAATTTTTATTTAATTTTCGTTGTCTCTACTAATTGTATCCGATGGCTTCAAGAAACACTGCCTTATTCCTCGTCGGGCTGCTCCTCTCGTGCGTCGCCATGAGCAGCGGGGCAAGAATCCTGGAGGAGACGGCTCCTTCCAAAGGCGAGGAGCACCTGCCGGAGCTGCCAGCGCTGCCCAAAGTCGAGCTGCCGCCATTCCCGGAGGTGCATCTGCCACCTAAGCCTGAGCTGTCCAAGGTAGAGTTGCCGTCGTTCCCTGAGGTGCACCTGCCACCCAAGCCCGAGTTGCCAACGTTCCCGGAGGTGCACCTTCCAGCCAAGCCGGAGCTGCCCAAGGTTGAACTGCCACCGAAGCCTGAGATGCCCACCATCCCGGAGTTCCACTTCCCGAAGCCGGAGGCTAAGCCATGAAGACTGTCTTCACTTATCTTCTCTTTGCTTGTGCTCCTACATGCACCCGTTGCTCGTGTTGTGTCTTCCATGTGGTTATTTAATCTGGATTTTCGGCGAGTCATTGTGTGATATCAAGCGCTTATCTTTGGCGGCTATTTAGATGGACAATACAGATGAATGTTTACATTAACAAGGAGTGGCAGGTGAGTTCCATAATTAACTGAGCAACCATCTTCTTCTTAACTAATAGAAAAAACAAAGCTTTGCCTCGTTTCAAGTACAGTGATGTATACATATAAACATAATAGTGTTGATTGCACAATTTTCCTTTTGTCTTCAAAATATTTGAAAAGTCTAGATCACGCTCATGCATGATTCATCCTTATCAATAATTCCAACTGGAAGTTTTTTGCCCCACGGCATGCAATATTTACGGCACATCATTGTCCTTTGAGTTTGGCATTGATAGGCTTAAATACCTTGCGATTAAGTAGGGTTTGGTTACTGTTTTGAAATTCGGGCACCGTTCTGAAATTCCTAGGAGTGATATGAACAATCTCTATAGGTATGAAGGTATCGGTGGGAGATGGGTGTGACAGCAAATTCTTCAAGCCCGGCTGGTTCGAGGCTCAGACATTGTTCATATTCGACAAATTTTCCTTTATATAACTTTTAAAAAAGATATGGGAGACTACCTTGTGGAGTTGCAATGACGTCTCCACCTAGGTTTGATCGATAAATCTGAATATCTTGTTGTCTTCTTAATAATAGCTCAACGGTGTTAATACTCTTGGCCATAATTTTCATGTAAATAGATTGAAAATAGCTTGAAAGATGAATTGACAACTACTGATCGAGTTTGGCGGTGGAGTTTGCTTGTTGTTGATTGTGGTTTTGGTGAGCTCCGATGCCTCCCGCATGCATGCTTCTGCTGGGTCGCATCTTAGGTCTAGTTGCTACTTGATACACCACCGTCACGGTGCCACCCTCACTAGCCGGAAGACAAGGCAAAGGCCGCCGCCCTGGCCCGCGCCGCTCGGAGGGCCAGATCCGGCGGAGTCGCGACCacatctgccccccccccccccaagcgcgcacCTCCAGCCCGCTGCCCACCACGTCATCACACTCGGCTCCAGCGCGCCACCGCGCTGCTGCGCCCATCGTCTAGCGCACACACCGGCCCAGCCGCCTCGGCCCGCTTCGAGCCCGCTGTGCGAGGGGGCGAGATCTTCCCGCCGCCGCAGGCGCCGACCAGGCTTCACCTGGCCGCGCCCTCTGGCGGtagcgaggtggagaaggagaaGGCAGGGGACCccgccggcggcggctagggtttcttcCCGGTCGTGCGCAGGGCGACCCGGGAGGAGGGGAGTTTAGGAGCTCCGTGTGTATTAtctctaaaatgtcttatattaataGAGGTGTTGTTTTTACCATAGCCTTGGTCTGCATCTATCATTTTACAATTGAGAAAACATAAAAGTCTATTTACATGAAGGTAGGATGTGGTAGGGATCTGCATGTCATTTGTCAATAGACGATGCTGATGAGGTGTGCATGACCATTTTTTCAATCTTAATTCGAATTGTGATGTCAGTACGGTGGGCAAATATGTCTCAATTTGTTGTTTTGTAGGATGAAATCGATAGGTTGGCAATGCTCAAAAGCCTAATAATGGACCCCAATTCCCGGTGACCGTTCGCCAGGAGGGATGGCAAACGCGAACCCCTTGGATGGCAGTTTATGTGGCTGGGGGTGGCGTTTTTCGAAACTGCCATGGCAGTTTATCGTTCACCAGGATTTGGTTCCTGCCAAACTTTCGCCAGATAGCTTTACCGATAATAATACAATAGATAACCAAACCAATGTCACTGAGTGCCCAACTCTATAAAACATTTTACTGGGACCCCACATTAGCAGAGTGAACACATCACTAGGTAAGTGCTCGAGCAAGCAAACTACCAAGATTTGAAGCTCAAGTAACCATCTTAATAATAAATGTGGAGATAAATAGGCGATAACTTTCCAGGCACGATCAACAACGATACAGTGGATACGATTAGCTAAAAACTGAACCATGCCAATTATGATTTTAAGCATGTGCACGCTGTTGTCAGATCAAGATGTCAAATGAAGTTTTCTTTGTGAGCATGGATCGGGGAGAATTCTTTGTGAGCATGGAGCTGTTCGAGAGATCTCTCAACTTCAAGTGGGAGGTCATCATCGTCTACGGGCCTGCCGACCATAGTAGGTCGGCAGCCTTTTTTGAGGAACTCCACCGGAAGATCTCTGCAGCCTCCCTTCCTGTGGTAGTGGGTGGCGATTTTAACCTCCTGCGCGTGGCGGATGACAAGAGCAATGATAATGTCTGCTTTGCGTGGATGCAAATGTTCAATGATTTCATTGCTGACCTCGGTCTCCGTGAGATAGATAGGATTGGTGCCAGGTTCACCTGGACCAATCGGCAAGCCTCCCCGACCCAGTCCGTCTTGGATCGGGTCTTAGTGTCCCCGGATTGGGACCTCCGCTGCCCCTTAGCCTCCCTCCGCGGCCATCACTCAGATTGGCTCGGATCATGTCCCCCTGCTTCTCTCCTCTGCGGACGAGCGTCCGTCGCCCCCCCGCTTCCGTTTTGAGACGTTCTGGCTCTCCCAGGCTGGGTTTACCGACACCGTTTGCGCTCGGTGGATCGAGGCTCGAGCCCATCCCCACCCTCGCCCACCCTCAGCCATTGACGCATGGCACTTCTGTGCGAAACGCGATAGGCAGTTCATGAAGGGATGGGGTGcggattttgttggggaacgtagtaatttcaaaaaatttcctacgcacacgcaagatcatggtgatgatatagcaacgaggggagagtgttgtctacgtacccttgtagaccgaagcggaagcgttgacgcaacgtagaggaagtagtcgtacgtcctccggttcaaccgatccaagtaccgttactccggcacctccgagttcttgacacgcgtacagctcaatgacgcaccctcgatctccgatccaacagaggcgccgagggggagttccgtcagcacgacggcgtggtgacgatcttgatgttctcctgttgcagggcttcgcctaagcactgctacaatatgaccgaggtgtaatatcgtggaggggggcaccgcacacggctaaggaacgatcaatgatcaacttgtgtgttctagggtgcccccctaccccgtatataaaggagggagggaggaggtggccgaccctagggggggcgcgccatgaggagggggaaacctactccaagtaggtttccctctcttttccttatcttatttggatggggaaggaaagagtactagtattagaaagtagtactagtagtagtaataggaagagggggaaggagaaaggaaagggggggccggcccccctccccaatttggattgggcttgggggggggcgcgcccccctcccttgctccttctctcttcctcctacatgggcccaataaggcccatatacctcccgggggtttccggtaacctcccggggctccaaacttctccggaacctttccggtgtccaaatatatccgtccaatatatcaatctttatgtctcgaccatttcgagactccttgtcatgtccgtaatcatatccgggactccgaacaaccttcggtacatcaaaatacataaactcataatataactgtcaacgaaaccttaagcgtgcggaccctacggttcgagaacgatgtagacatgactgagacacatctctggtcaataaccaatagcgggacctggatgcccatattggttcccacatattctacgaagatctttatcggtcaaaccgcataacaacatacgttgttccctttgtcatcggtatgttacttgtccgagattcgatcgtcggtatccaatacctagttcaatctcgttatcgacaagtctctttactcgttctgtaatacttcatcttataactaactcattagttacatgcttgcaaggcttaggtgatgagtattgccgagagggcccagagatacctctccgacaatcggagtgacaaaacctaatctcgaattatgctaactcaacatgtaccttcggagacacctgtagtactcctttataatcacccagttacgttgtgacgtttggtagtacccaaagtgttcctccagtaaacgggagttacacaattctcatagttacaggaacatgtataagtcatgaaggaagcaatagcagaatactaaacgatcaagtgctaagctaacgggatgggtcatgtcaatcacctcattctcctaatgatgtgatcccattaatcaaatgacaacacatgtcaatggttaggaaacataaccatctttgattaatgagctagtcaagtagaggcatactagtgactatatgtttgtctatgtattcacacatgtatcatgtttccggttaatacaattctagcatgaataataaacatttatcatgatatgaggaaataaataataactttattattgcctctagggcatattttcttcagtctcccacttgcactagagtcaataatctagattacatagtaatgattctaacacccatggagtcttggtgctgatcatgttttgctcgtgagagaggcttagtcaatgggtctgcaacattcagatccgtatgtatcttgcaaatctctatgtctcccacttggacttagtcccgaatggaattgaagcgtctcttgatgtgcttggtcctcttgtgaaatctggattcctttgccaaggcaattgcaccagtattgtcacagaagatctttattggtcccgatgcactaggtatgacacctagatcggaaatgaactccttcatccagactccttcatttgctgcttcagaagcagctatgtactccgcttcacatgtagatcctgccacgacgctttgtttagaactgcaccaacttacagctccaccgtttaataaaaacacgtatccggtctgcgatttagaatcgtccggatcagtgtcaaagcttgcatcgacgtaaccatttacgactagctctttgtcacctccatatacgagaaacatatccttagtccttttcaggtatttcaggatgttcttgaccgctgtctagtgatccactcctggattactttggtacctacctgccaagcttattgctaagcatacgtcaggtctggtacacagcattgcatacatgatagagcctatggctgaagcatagggaacatttttcattttctctctatcttctgctgtggtcgggcattgagtttgactgaacttcacaccttgtagcacaggcaagaatcctttctttgcctgatccattttgaactttttcaaaattttgtcaaggtatgtactttgtgaaagtcctattaagcgtcttgatctatctctatagatcttgatgcccaatatgtaagcagcttcaccgaggtctttcatagaaaaacttttattcaagtatccctttatgctatccagaaattctatatcatttccaattaataatatgtcatcaacatataaaactagaaatgctacagagctcccactcactttcttgtaaatacaggcttctccaaaagtctgtataaaaccatatgctttgatcacactatcaaaacgtttattccaactccgagatgcttgcaccagtccataaatggaacgttggagcttgcacactttgtcagcaccttttggatcaacaaaaccttcaggttgcatcatatacaactcttcttctagaaatccattcaagaatgcagtcttgatacccatttgccaaatttcataatcatgaaatgcagcaatagccaacatgattcggacagacttaagcatcgctacgggtgagaaagtctcatcgtagtcaaccccttgaacttgtcgaaaaccttttgcaacaagtcgagctttgtagacagtaacattaccatcagcgtcagtcttcttcttaaagatccatttattctcaatggcttgccgatcatcgggcaagtcaaccaaagttcatactttgttttcatacatggatcctatcttagatttcatggcctctagccattttgcggaatctgggctcatcatcgctttctcatagttcgtaggttcatcatggtctagtaacatgacttccagaataggatttccgtaccactctggtgcggatcttactctggtagacctacgaggttcagtagaaacttgatctgaagttttatgatcaatatcattagcttcctcactaattggtgtagttgtcacaggaaccggttcttgtgat is a window encoding:
- the LOC123044297 gene encoding protein PELPK1 — translated: MATKNSAVFLLGLLLSCVAMSSAARILEETVPSKEEHQPEVPPLPKAPFPEVHLPPKPELPKVELPPLPEVHLPPKPELPNVELPLLPEVHLPPKPELPNVELPPKPELPKVELPTFPEVHLPPKPELPKVELPTFPEVHLPPKPEMPKVELPPKPEMPTVPGFHLSEPEAKP